The Denticeps clupeoides chromosome 1, fDenClu1.1, whole genome shotgun sequence genome segment ATGTGGGCTTTAAGCGCAGATTGATGGGTGACAACCAGAGAGGCATATGTGGACATTACTGGCCAAAGTGGCTATAGATTGATCAGAATAAGTGTATTGATTTTAATATCTGTGAACTCTGAAAATAATTTATCGTGTCCCCTATGCACTCTGGTTTTGACTTTTTGCATTTACTCTATAATGGTGATCTGAAAAATTAATTTACTgtactttttgtatttttgacaTCCCTTGTTCTGTAGACAACAAAATGGAAGAAGAAGGTCCCCAGTATGAATAGTGGAATGCTTAAACTCAAAGGCCTCCCCATTGGAACCCCATACCAAGATATTGTTGAAGCAATTAAGCCATTTGGCAAGTGCACCAATGTCATCGTGCTCAAAAAAACTAATGAGGTATGATGAGAGAGCAAACGAATAATCTATGTTATGCTTTAAATGTGCTTTAccaataatttttaaaaaatgcagctcatttggactttttttttttttttgtaatctgtaTTTTGAAGCGTGAATGCCTCGAACAGATTTGAATTGCTATTTTTGCCAATGGTTATTGTAAGTGAACCCTTTAAAAACATTTCCCTAGGCTTATGTACGCATTGAGAAGGAGCAGGATTCCATAGCACTGTTGAACTGCAAGGATCTGACTGTGAATGGCAACAAAATCACAGTTTCCTTAAAGGTACGCCGGAGACATTTTTGCTGGTGCCGTTTCCCTGTGTTTGCTGGAAATTTTGACGTTTTGTTTTTGCCCAGGAGACAGGAGAAGAGACGCACGTTGAACAAAAAGACCAGACTGACTGTAAAAGTGCTGCTACAAAGTGAGCATTAGGACTTCTGTTTTCCTGGGGTTTACATATTTGGGGAGAATGGGGGTTTTATACCTGGATCTGTCTTCGACAGGAAAGAATCGTCTCCATCTGCCATCTCCAAGGCTTCCCACAACAAAGCTGACCCTGAGAAGGCACCTATTAAAGGTTATGGTACAATATCcactctgtccttcctcacatttacttttattctGTGTTTCTGTATAACCAACTTTTGCCTTTTCATTGTACAGCGGCCCCAGTTGTGAAGAAAGTGCTGAGGAAGgtaaattatttgaaaaatgaTATCATAGCGTTGCTAAGCTCGTATGTTCATGTTTGGTCGTGTAgtctaccagtcaaaagtttggaagcAGCCTCTCagtggcagttatggagatgGAGgcgaggccattttgaagaatccaatgcaagaaggCTATCTAGCTTCCACCAACACATTTAACCTAGTCATGTCAGACCAATGAAATTTCCGAACGCTTCACAGTGGACCAATGAAACTGTTTCGGCAAACTCACTCGCACTTTATTCTACAAATCAGCCATTTTATGTTTCGTGCACAAACCCTTATGGAAAAGACAGGACAAAAATGCATATGATATGACTTCCAgtatgtatgtagttgtggatattactgccgtttatttaataaaaaaaaaattaaaccattcagagaacatatggttgtgaaaatttgccttagagtgTTTGAAAAGTCGTGTGTAAGCACCCTGAAGacaaagagtgtgaaatgctgccatcacaacaAAAGCTGCCTGCTTTGGGTAGAGATGCAAATCTTCAACCTTTAGCCtcctttaaatatttcattgtatAACGTCACATGTTATTTCATAATCCTGTGACTTCAGTTTAGTGTAAGAAactgcaagacccataaataaaTGGGGGCATCGaatcttttgactggtagtgtaggttTATATGATCAATATTGGTAAAGTCTCTCTGTAACCTTCTGCTTTAACTATAGTATGATTCTTGAATTTGTCTCAGGAGATCCCTTGGAGGAAGAACATTGTCGAGATTGCTGGTCTGCCTGAGAGTGGGGTCAGTGAGGAAGAGCTCGCCAGCTTGGCCCGTCCCCATGGATTCAACACTGTGCCTGTCATTGCCATGACACtgaaaaaggttaaaaaaaaaaaaaacactattttgGATTCAAACGCCTTGGGggttaaaattatgtttttttttatgcatttctgaTGCACCAAAGTGAGATTAGAGGAGTAATGGTGCCCTGATTGAGTGTCTTAGCTTCTTGGCAATCATGTTTGTGTTGCCATGCAGCTATTAACAGTTAGCCGGGGATTGGAACTGCACTTGTGCCTGGTTATATTTCAAGTAAAACGACAtatttttgaatgtgaaatggTTTGAGTTTAGATGTTCTTCTAAATGTCCCCCACCCCACACAGGCATATCTGGAGCTACCCGACACACACGCTGCTGAAGCCATGGTGAAGGCCTTCTCTGAGTCACCAGCAAAAATAAACGATACCATACTTACAGTCTCTAAGATGTCCATGCCCATGGACCTCAGCTACACCGTAAGTTCACAGCCGGAACCTCCTCAGCCAGGAGACCGCAAACTCTGCTGAGTAaatgctgatgttttttttttttttttgcttcacatTGCTGTAGGAATCACTGTTCAGAGTGCTTATGGGCATCGAAAAGACTTCTGTAAGTATCTCATCTTACATGGAGAAAGTAAATTGTTAGTAGCACTGGTGCTTTAATACCTATAAATCAATCTAAAACTTTTCTGTTTTATCGTTTTCATTTGTCAATTTTGCCAGGAAATTGTCACCCTCCCAGAACGTCTGGTAACTATTGGCAATGTGCCTAATAGTGACAGTGCTCTAACTGAAATACTGGAAATCATCAAAAGCATTGGTGCCCACAAGCGTTTCCTGCTTCTGAACAATCGGGTAAACCTAAATTGTGCTTAAACTGCAATAATTCTATATTTAGCTGGTCAACTATTTGAAATGCCAAGCTGGGCAATTAGGCAGTTTCACAGATGACACTTAACTCACATGACACCTTCCCTCAGGTCATCTTTGAGATGGAAAGCCCTGACATTACCCAGAATGTCCACGCACACTTTCTGAAGTGTCCGTGCACTGTACAGGAGAAGGTGCTCACCGCGACTCTGGCTAGGATTCCCAAGGCTGCCAAGGAGGTACGGcccacacataaatacacaccctcacagatacagaaaaaaatatataatttaactcaaattaacattcatcatttttaattattcttatccgtatctgttttttttataccacaggcaaaaaggaagaaagatgTTGATGCGTAAGTTTTacaaaaactttctttttttcttttaacaaaatgaatttttaactgtaaatgtttttgcttgTGAACCCTTTCTAGCAATACATCTTCACAAAAACCTGGAAAAGCAGAGGATAAAGATAGTGTTGATTCTGGTTCTGTGGCCCATAATTTATCCAAAACTGACATCGCTACGCCTGAAGAAGCCGTTGCAGGTGGGGGCGGACCCACTTCTGTCGAGAATGTCGTGTCACCTGCTAGTGCCACACTGGATATCGCAATGGCTTCTCCCACAAGAGAAGAGTGTGCCACAGCTGAGCTGGGAAGCGCTCGTGCTCTAGATGTCGACATGCAGGAGCCTGACCTGCCAAATGAAGGAGTTGCGGAGAAATCTGCCGCGTCTGCAGAAAAGGGAGCTTCGCAGACGGAGGATGAGACGGCCACTTCTGTTCCGCTTCCAGAATCTTCCACAGAGACACAGCAGGATTTGGTGGACTTTGCTCCCGTGGAAGATGGATTTAATGGAGGCAAACCTGAAGAGATGAAGACCGAGTTGGAGGAAGACTTTACTGCCAACAGGAAGGCAGACTGTGGTGTGACCTCCTGTTCAGAGCTCACAGAGACCAAGAATGATTTTACAGAAGATCCTGATCAGGCAAGTACAACCAATTCGGAAGCTGATGTACAGCCAAGAAACCAACAGCAGACAAATAAAACTGCATCAAAACCGGAAGGGGAGCAAGCGACAGGTGAAACGGATCCAGATAATCCAATCACAAAGCCAGATCCGTCTCAGGACTTCCTACCAGTGTCCCAGGAGATGCTGAAGGCGCTAGAAGCCGCTGTTCACCAATGTCGTATGCAATCGTCTCTGagacagaagcagaagcaggCAGAGGCTCAGAGCAACATTACAGCCACCAAGGACTCCAAGACAAACCAGTCAGATCTGGACAAGACCACCCCAGAAGGAGACAATGAGCAACCCAGGCTCTCTTCGGAGCGCTCCTCATCCAGGAGTAGGCGCAGAGGCCGGGCAGGGTCTGAAGATAATCGACCTGCTTCGGCTCCGCGAGATGTGTCTGGCTCCACCCCCTCAGTCTCGCAGAAGAGCAGAAAAGAGAGTAGCCCTGTTACCAGCAAGAGCAGAGAGCGCAAGGATGAAGGCAAGCGGAAGGTGAGAGATGAAGTGTAAATCGCAATACTcgttagacaaaaaaaaagaaataagttcataccttacatttacagcatttaccagacgcccttatccagagcgacttacaatcagtagttacagggacagtccccccctggaggaatttagggttaagtgtcttgctcagagacacaatggtagtaagtgggatatgaacctgggtcttctggtccataggcgagtgtgttaccctctcggctactacatttacatatacagcatttatcagacgcccttatccagagcaacttacaatcagtattttacaggggcagtctccatggagcaacttagggttaagtgtcttgctcagggacactagtaagtggggtttgaatctgggtcttctggttcataggcgagtgtgttacccactaggctactacctacccTATACCCTGTTGGTGTGCATCAAAGTAGAACCCAGATGTTTTCATGAATAGATTACTAGTGACCGCACATGCTTTTTAGGCATCTTTCACATGGACAATCGAAATGAAAGACCTCAAACCCACTCCGGTCAATAAGTCACTTCCTCAGTTGTCAGTTTGGTGTATTTTATCACACAAATCCTGCGGATTGCCTTTGAGTTTTAATTGTGTGCCGAGTTCTTAGCTTGAACTGACTTGACTTCTCTTTATTGTCCTGCAGAGTCGCAGCTCAAGCCGAATCTCAGCCTCGTCAAAAAGTGACTCCCGTGCTCGGGAAGAGGAGGTGGGATTTGTGTGTGGATTGGATTGCGATTCTGGTGGTTTGTTGTgattttaaattaatgaatttatttttttaaatgtctgtctTCAGTTGGTTGAGAGCGAAGATTTTCCGTTTAACTTGGATGAGTTTGTTACTGTGGACGAAGTCGGTGACGAGGTAGAAGAGGTGCCTGTTCCTAAGAGCTTCAAGGACCCTCAAAAACCTGCTGAGAAGAAATCAGCCCAAAAGAGGTCTGCACCCGTTGCCAGAGGGAAACGTGCCAAAAAAAGTCCTCCACAGACCAGGACCTACAGGACCAGATCTGGAATGACCAAGGAGGTAGAGGCTGTTAAGGATGAAGCAGCGAATACAGCGGAGAACCAAATGGAGGCTGATGTCTGTGAGCCAGCTGATGTTCCATCACACAGTGAACAGGAAGCAGATGAGCTGAAGACCGAAGTCAGCACCTGTACTAGTGTTCCTCTCGACGAACAAGAGAAAGCCATGGATGAAACGATGGCCACTGACACCGAGACGAAGGCGGAGCTGCAGTCTGCTTTACCAACCCCATCGGCCACATTAGCACCAAGCACAGTGACCTCAGAACCTTCACCAGCAGATCGGGCTCAGGATGAAATCGTTGCGCCTGGTCCCGTTAAGGAGGACTGTGTTTCCGAAGAGAGAACTCCTTCCGCAAAGGTTGAAGAGATGCAGTCAGCTGGCTCAGAATCACTAGAAGAGTCTGAGAAACTCCCAGAACCTCAAACCACAACAGGAATCACTGAGCCTACCAGTGGCCGGGGTGAGGAGGAAGCCTTAGGTTCACATCTTCAAACACAAAATGTCCTTGTCACTTTGGATGAGGTTTGTGAGGAAGAGGACAACTACCCTGAAGAAGTTGACGAGGAAGAGCTGTTGAAGATGCAAGCAGGAGAATACCCAGAAGCACTGTTCACTGTCGACGAAATTGGTGAGGATGAGGTTGAGGAGAAGGACATCCACGCCCTTGTCACTCTCGATGAAATtgtagaagaggaggatgaagagcagAAGAACCTTGAGATCACCTCAGAAACCCTACCTGACAATAAGGAAGAAGAGGACGAGCGGGTCGATTCCTTCAACCCGGAGGTTTGTAGTCCTACTGGGACAACTTTTCCAAAAAGTGGTCACTTGACTCCTTTAAACCAGGAGTCACCACCCTGATCTTGGAGGGCagcttagttttttttttccaccttccACTACACCTGCATCAACTTGAGGAGAGAACATAAACACCGTCGCATAAACACCGCACACAACGTTTTCTTGTCCCTACTGGCACTGCTTTTTAGCAATTATTTTTATACCGCCacctgaaaatgtacatttacagcatttaccagacgcccttatccagagcgacttacaatcagtagttacagggacagtccccccctggagacactcagggttaagtgtcttgctcagggacacaatggtagtaagtgggattttgaacctgggtcttccggttcataggcgagtgtgttacccactaggctactaccaccacccaaATCACCAAACAGtgtcattatgaaataatcCAATCACGATACATCGTTTGAGATTAATTTCCCTGATCTGGTCAGTCTTATTTCAATCAGGAGAGCTGCTTTTTAAGTTTTTGGGGTCCGTGAGCATCCATATATGGTCCATTTTATGGCTTTTGTTTTAACGCAGGCTCTGGTGACACTCGATGAGGCAAATGATGATGAAATGGAGCAAGAAGGTGGCACAAAGAACAGCAAGCCTGTGGACAATACAACTAAGGCATTTGATCAGTCTGGTGAGTGAGTgcaactttattattttatgttgatCGTACATGCCATATTTTGTTATCATGACCCAATAATAAATCACGTGTCAGCCTTGCCTCGTAGGTtccttgtatttatttttttgtgaagtgagaACATGGCATGTAGCCCAGCTATATCTCAGTACTGATGATTTAGTTTCCCCTCAGCTGAGGCGCCACCATCTCCTGACCTGGACGAGTTCCCTCAGATCAATTTTGTCACGGTGGACGAGGTCGGGGAGGAGGACACCCAGGAGGAGGTGCGGAAGGCACCACCTGAGGAActgaaagaagaagaggaggaggaggaggaggtggcggtCAGCACTAGAAAGAGAACTAAAGGTAGAAGGAAAGCACGACAGACTGGTAAGAACAATGCTGCTGCACAGATGTCAAGTTTCTAggaggtttttctttttgtcctcgTTGCCACTGATTGGGTTTTGTGACATTTTCCGCTCACCTCAAGCTGCGAAGAGGAGGGCAGCTGCCAAAGCCAAGGAGATATCAGAACAGGAATCTGATAAGAGCCCAGCGATGACAAGCACCACAACAGAGCTGGCTCCAGCAGCCGCGGAGTCCCCAATCGCACATGCCACATTGCCGACAGAGGAACCGGAGAAGGAGGAGCCACAGTTGAggcagaaagaggaggagaaagatgTAGATGATCAAATGCAAGGGGACTCTGAAGGCACTTCAGAAACGAGGGCTGCCACCAAGGGTGAGAAACGGTTCCGAGTTTTTGCCTCTAAAAGGCAAAACaagatatttattcatttcaccccCCCGTTGTTCACAGAGGCAGCtaaagagaggagagaagcaGAGACCAGTGAGGAGACCAAAGCCAAGCGCAGTCGCTCCAGGTCCCCCGTCAGAATGGACTTTACCATGCCCCCCTTCAGTCCCAACAATCCAATTGGTGAGACCAGCATGCTTATTTTACCCCTCCATGTCCGGGCATAATTTACCTCCGGAAACCTGTTTTTAACTCGACACTTCCCATCTGGACACACGATCTGCAGGGATTGATTTCGTGGTGCCGAAGATGGGCTACTTCTGCAAGCTCTGCTCCTTGTTCTACAGCAGCGAGGAAACGGCCAAGAAAAGCCACTGCAGCAGCATGCGGCATTATCAGAACGTGCAGGTAAACGCTGCGATGGAACAGGCAGTttccagttgttttttttttttctttttgcatggtctaaaagaaaattaaatgtttttattttttgtgtgtgtgggttcgtTTCAGAAATATTACGAAAAGATGAGATCCGAACAAGGCGGCAGCTGAAGTCAAGGGTCTGTGTCTgacacatttccaaaaaaaaaaaaaagaaatttttcattttcattcttcttTTCATTAGTTAACCTTAATAAAATTGAAGGGTCCAGTGTTAAGTTGTATATTTCAGTTTGGATTTGGGTCTCCCTGTATTCAGTTCAGTCAAATATTATcaagtgaaaagaaaaatacctgtaacatttaaataatgagaataaaaatgttttatgaagacttgagtgtgtgtgtgtttttttttttttttaaaggatttaaAGTCTTCATGTTCTGTATAAGTCTGCTCGTGAATCTGCAGGTTTTTTAAATGGCATACTTTGATGCTGGTAGCTTCTTAAGAATATCCGCATATCCTTAAAAAGGCCAAAATGAAGGCCTTTAATATCAGTAAAAATTAGTTTAAACCCTCATTTTgggttttccatgtaatggtctcaatGTG includes the following:
- the znf638 gene encoding zinc finger protein 638, whose amino-acid sequence is MMLKSKEKPGAARDGAVSVSTNFRPLTGNNNRLASARADAARSFALFSESCTPVANSLNNLGNVGSLPVFGPASLQLAHVKTQLALHQLSVIAAAGNAAVPSPALTLFNLLKVTMSHPLYNSRGAAFSGGQRTGQFGLSTQPNLALSGSRVDPGSLSSQGAGLIAPLMSQQVGFPLSQPRPAPMSQDLESSIDLHIRGAREEVQRLTQIMQQSKQADPRLRKDSRDGVLSPASSFSGQRVSGRVEEPSGDWPRYPSSSKPFSSQGMGLSTSSSTLFPTSGYGSPPRSGRSSERLPPLSASAERRPLRYTSESASSILANFGLTSEDLELLSLYPDEELTPDNLPFILRDIRMRKGKRIPERDDRLAPDPQHGKVIDYGHSSKFGYSEERSESFSRDHLPKDTLKYAREVAASGSPFGMLDSPKLCPPSSTGPIAKKPTPMDIRSSAGLANIHVPKVSSPLLPLPILPAVALPVLGFGPRPALMKMGAVGAALQPAIRPSGFHASNPAGVKRLPTPTMMNDYSAATPRIFPHTCSLCNVECAQIKDWIEHQNTNLHIERCRLLRKQYPDWNADSLAVARNVETSASLSVERRSPKRRSKSWSRSPSPSRNHASTARRKRSRSRSPRRFRRSRSHSHSRSPRRKSRSSPALHRRRSRSPPSTRAPPQRRSPQRRSPLVSPLSRSPQRRSPEALPAHEPRSPLTAPLQRPPTSPRKSSPHRASSSSELLAKKLIESSAALNIKDTSSLEAMVQSLAPALLAELAKKKRNIESSKDESSKDGTSERSASPASKQRSSSKAASTKAASTKAVFASTKAASTKAVFASTKAASTKAVFASTKAASTKAVFASTKAASTKAVFASTKAASMKPAPSATKPAPSATKPAPATTKSSSLSSTTKWKKKVPSMNSGMLKLKGLPIGTPYQDIVEAIKPFGKCTNVIVLKKTNEAYVRIEKEQDSIALLNCKDLTVNGNKITVSLKETGEETHVEQKDQTDCKSAATKKESSPSAISKASHNKADPEKAPIKGYAAPVVKKVLRKEIPWRKNIVEIAGLPESGVSEEELASLARPHGFNTVPVIAMTLKKAYLELPDTHAAEAMVKAFSESPAKINDTILTVSKMSMPMDLSYTESLFRVLMGIEKTSEIVTLPERLVTIGNVPNSDSALTEILEIIKSIGAHKRFLLLNNRVIFEMESPDITQNVHAHFLKCPCTVQEKVLTATLARIPKAAKEAKRKKDVDANTSSQKPGKAEDKDSVDSGSVAHNLSKTDIATPEEAVAGGGGPTSVENVVSPASATLDIAMASPTREECATAELGSARALDVDMQEPDLPNEGVAEKSAASAEKGASQTEDETATSVPLPESSTETQQDLVDFAPVEDGFNGGKPEEMKTELEEDFTANRKADCGVTSCSELTETKNDFTEDPDQASTTNSEADVQPRNQQQTNKTASKPEGEQATGETDPDNPITKPDPSQDFLPVSQEMLKALEAAVHQCRMQSSLRQKQKQAEAQSNITATKDSKTNQSDLDKTTPEGDNEQPRLSSERSSSRSRRRGRAGSEDNRPASAPRDVSGSTPSVSQKSRKESSPVTSKSRERKDEGKRKSRSSSRISASSKSDSRAREEELVESEDFPFNLDEFVTVDEVGDEVEEVPVPKSFKDPQKPAEKKSAQKRSAPVARGKRAKKSPPQTRTYRTRSGMTKEVEAVKDEAANTAENQMEADVCEPADVPSHSEQEADELKTEVSTCTSVPLDEQEKAMDETMATDTETKAELQSALPTPSATLAPSTVTSEPSPADRAQDEIVAPGPVKEDCVSEERTPSAKVEEMQSAGSESLEESEKLPEPQTTTGITEPTSGRGEEEALGSHLQTQNVLVTLDEVCEEEDNYPEEVDEEELLKMQAGEYPEALFTVDEIGEDEVEEKDIHALVTLDEIVEEEDEEQKNLEITSETLPDNKEEEDERVDSFNPEALVTLDEANDDEMEQEGGTKNSKPVDNTTKAFDQSAEAPPSPDLDEFPQINFVTVDEVGEEDTQEEVRKAPPEELKEEEEEEEEVAVSTRKRTKGRRKARQTAAKRRAAAKAKEISEQESDKSPAMTSTTTELAPAAAESPIAHATLPTEEPEKEEPQLRQKEEEKDVDDQMQGDSEGTSETRAATKEAAKERREAETSEETKAKRSRSRSPVRMDFTMPPFSPNNPIGIDFVVPKMGYFCKLCSLFYSSEETAKKSHCSSMRHYQNVQKYYEKMRSEQGGS